In one Lycium barbarum isolate Lr01 chromosome 7, ASM1917538v2, whole genome shotgun sequence genomic region, the following are encoded:
- the LOC132603117 gene encoding bifunctional purple acid phosphatase 26-like: protein MLLHLLFSVSLFLTFIDNGSAGLTSAFVRTQFPSVDIPLENEVLAVPKGYNAPQQVHITQGDYHGKAVIISWVTVDEPGSSQVRYGLSEGNYNFTAEGTLTNYTFYKYKSGYIHQCLVTGLQYDTKYYYEIGKGNSARKFWFETPPKVDPDASYKFGIIGDLGQTYNSLSTLQHYMQSGAKCVLFVGDLSYADRYQYNDVGVRWDTFGRLIEQSAAYHPWIWSAGNHEIDYFPYMGEVVPFRSFLNRYPTPYKASKSSNPLWYAVKRASAHIIVLSSYSPFVKYTPQWHWLKQELKKVNREETPWLIVLMHVPLYNSNEAHFMEGESMRSAYERWFVKYSVDVIFAGHVHAYERSYRISNIHYNVSGGDAYPVPDKRAPIYITVGDGGNCEGLASRFRDPQPEYSAFREASYGHSTLEIKNRTHAFYHWNRNDDGNKVTTDSFTLQNQYWGSGRRRRKLKKNHLNSVISERASTARI from the exons ATGTTGCTTCATCTCTTATTTTCGGTATCTCTCTTTTTGACATTTATAGACAATGGGAGTGCGGGTCTAACAAGTGCATTCGTTCGAACTCAGTTTCCTTCTGTGGATATTCCCCTCGAAAACGAAGTACTTGCAGTCCCAAAGGGTTATAACGCTCCACAGCAA GTGCATATTACACAGGGCGACTACCACGGGAAGGCTGTCATAATCTCATGGGTAACTGTTGATGAACCGGGGTCTAGCCAAGTGCGATATGGCTTATCTGAGGGGAACTATAATTTTACTGCTGAGGGGACTCTAACAAACTACACATTCTACAAATACAAGTCCGGTTATATACACCAGTGCCTTGTAACTGGCCTTCAG TATGACACGAAGTACTACTATGAAATTGGAAAAGGCAATTCTGCTCGGAAGTTTTGGTTTGAAACTCCTCCAAAAGTTGATCCAGATGCTTCTTACAAATTTGGCATCATAG GCGATCTTGGTCAAACATATAATTCTCTTTCAACCCTTCAGCATTATATGCAAAGTGGAGCAAAGTGTGTCTTGTTTGTTGGAGATCTATCTTATGCTGACAGATATCAGTATAACGATGTCGGAGTCCGCTGGGATACATTTGGCCGCTTAATTGAGCAAAGTGCAGCATACCACCCATGGATTTGGTCTGCTGGGAATCATGAGATCGATTACTTTCCGTATATG GGGGAAGTAGTTCCATTCAGATCATTTCTAAATAGATACCCTACACCTTATAAAGCTTCAAAAAGCAGTAATCCCCTTTGGTATGCCGTCAAAAGGGCATCTGCTCACATAATTGTCCTATCAAGCTATTCCCCTTTTG TAAAATATACTCCTCAATGGCATTGGCTGAAACAGGAACTTAAAAAAGTGAACAGAGAGGAAACTCCTTGGCTTATAGTCCTTATGCATGTTCCTCTCTACAACAGTAATGAAGCCCATTTCATGGAAGGGGAAAGCATGAGATCCGCCTATGAAAGATGGTTTGTCAAATACAGCGTTGATGTGATCTTTGCTGGTCATGTCCATGCCTATGAAAGATCA TATCGCATATCCAATATACACTACAATGTCTCGGGTGGTGATGCTTATCCCGTACCAGATAAAAGAGCTCCTATTTACATAACTGTTGGTGATGGGGGAAATTGCGAAGGTCTTGCTTCAAG ATTTAGAGATCCCCAGCCAGAATATTCTGCTTTCCGTGAAGCCAGTTATGGTCATTCGACACTAGAGATCAAGAATAGAACACACGCATTCTACCACTGGAACCGAAATGACGATGGAAATAAAGTTACAACCGACTCGTTCACATTGCAGAACCAGTATTG GGGAAGTGGTCGTCGCAGGAGGAAGTTGAAGAAGAATCATCTAAACTCTGTCATTTCAGAAAGGGCCTCCACTGCACGAATCTGA
- the LOC132603115 gene encoding uncharacterized protein LOC132603115, with amino-acid sequence MEDEEEFSINQEEETQQILKVLEALKQASQQLQTNPESNSSDSSDSSAIKALLELDTEFGSDSLLSSDPNLLNLSHHISDLKTLISSLQKSKHNKHGRIKSFLTRRVKTHEITRVAESIETEIQAWIDRESIMNLTMQLQQIRLLESSSSSYEEEEEVIEKLGFLHDRLSQGFNINLQDLLLRSKIFSELEYLLCNCNVSLKVREKAGYALKEVVLFNKDVFVGQVLMGETIKALVSMDSLCSLEVLTSLIKAIRSPLVDVIESLNGISKVISYLDSEDFVIRVMAMDCVLEIGYFGRKEAVEAMLNCGLIKKLVELQRSEVGGDLIDLEKAHQKIEEENQEQGVKKKRGYREKRYLERHPFASCVARFAVQLQVGEGLRQREKRGFKQEILKKIREACDTDAEAATIVAEVLWGSSP; translated from the exons ATGGAGGACGAAGAAGAATTCTCCATAAATCAAGAAGAAGAAACACAACAAATATTAAAAGTTCTTGAAGCACTAAAACAAGCTTCACAACAACTACAAACCAACCCAGAATCCAACTCATCTGATTCATCAGATTCATCCGCCATTAAAGCTTTACTCGAGCTTGACACAGAGTTCGGGTCGGACTCACTCCTTTCATCCGACCCGAACCTCTTAAACCTCTCTCACCATATCTCCGATCTCAAAACCCTAATATCATCCCTCCAAAAATCCAAACACAACAAACATGGTAGGATCAAATCTTTCCTCACTCGCCGAGTCAAAACTCATGAAATTACTCGAGTTGCAGAGTCAATCGAGACAGAAATCCAAGCCTGGATTGACAGAGAATCGATCATGAATCTGACCATGCAACTCCAGCAAATACGTTTGCTAGAATCAAGTTCGTCGtcatatgaagaagaagaagaagttattGAGAAACTAGGTTTCTTGCATGATAGACTAAGTCAAGGTTTTAACATAAACCTTCAGGATTTATTGTTAAGATCGAAAATATTTTCCGAGCTGGAATATTTGTTATGTAACTGTAATGTGTCCCTAAAAGTGCGTGAAAAAGCAGGGTATGCTTTAAAAGAAGTTGTACTTTTCAATAAAGATGTTTTTGTAGGGCAAGTTTTAATGGGTGAAACTATAAAAGCTTTAGTTTCAATGGATTCTTTGTGTTCATTGGAAGTTTTAACTTCACTTATAAAAGCAATTAGAAGTCCTCTCGTTGATGTAATCGAATCTCTTAATGGGATTTCGAAGGTAATTTCGTATTTGGATTCGGAGGATTTTGTTATTAGAGTAATGGCAATGGATTGTGTTCTTGAAATCGGGTATTTTGGGAGAAAAGAAGCTGTAGAAGCCATGTTGAATTGTGGGCTGATTAAGAAATTAGTGGAATTACAGAGGTCGGAAGTAGGTGGTGATTTGATTGATTTAGAAAAAGCTCATCagaaaattgaagaagaaaatcAAGAACAAG GTGTGAAGAAGAAAAGGGGTTACAGAGAAAAGAGATATTTGGAGAGGCATCCATTTGCTAGCTGTGTAGCGAGATTTGCAGTGCAATTACAAGTAGGAGAAGGATTAAGGCAAAGAGAAAAAAGGGGTTTTAAACAAGAGATATTGAAGAAGATTAGAGAAGCTTGTGATACTGATGCTGAAGCTGCTACCATTGTTGCTGAGGTTTTGTGGGGTTCTTCACCTTGA